From Nitrospirota bacterium, a single genomic window includes:
- the gvpN gene encoding gas vesicle protein GvpN: MIDETTTVLEPIAMPDFVETPYIEDIANRALTYIKAGFPVHFRGVSGTGKTTMAMHVAGKIGRPVVMVHGDEEFTTSNLVGGEYGYRFKKVVDRYVSRVLRLEEDMVKRWVDNRLTVACRYGFTLIYDEFTRSRPEANNVLLSILGEKMLDLPAGRSEEPHLKVDPNFTAIFTSNPEEYAGVYRSQDALRDRMVTIDLDHFDKDTEVAITQAKSNLGEEDSEKVVNIVRGLRESGKCEFAPTVRGSVMIARALKIQNLTPDSANGTFTQMCRDILASETSRVGSKTNQNKVKEMVDELVNKYC, translated from the coding sequence ATGATAGATGAGACGACTACTGTGCTTGAGCCAATTGCCATGCCTGATTTCGTTGAGACCCCGTATATAGAAGACATTGCGAACAGGGCACTCACCTATATAAAGGCAGGTTTCCCTGTTCACTTCAGAGGGGTATCCGGCACAGGCAAGACGACTATGGCTATGCATGTGGCAGGTAAGATAGGCAGGCCGGTGGTGATGGTTCATGGCGATGAGGAGTTTACTACCTCCAATCTGGTCGGCGGGGAGTACGGCTACAGGTTTAAAAAAGTGGTTGACCGTTATGTTTCCAGAGTGCTCAGGCTTGAAGAGGATATGGTCAAGCGGTGGGTTGATAACCGCCTGACCGTAGCATGCAGGTACGGCTTTACCCTGATATATGACGAGTTCACCCGTTCAAGGCCGGAGGCAAACAATGTTTTACTTTCAATTCTCGGCGAAAAGATGCTGGATTTGCCAGCCGGCCGGTCAGAGGAACCCCATCTAAAGGTTGACCCGAACTTCACTGCCATCTTTACGAGCAACCCCGAGGAGTATGCAGGTGTATACAGGAGCCAGGACGCCCTCAGGGACAGGATGGTGACCATAGACCTTGACCACTTTGACAAAGACACAGAGGTTGCCATAACACAGGCGAAATCCAACCTCGGCGAAGAGGACTCCGAAAAGGTAGTCAACATCGTGAGGGGACTGAGGGAGTCGGGAAAATGCGAGTTCGCGCCAACGGTCAGGGGCTCAGTAATGATTGCAAGGGCACTCAAGATTCAGAACCTTACACCGGACAGTGCTAATGGGACATTTACCCAGATGTGCAGGGACATCCTTGCTTCTGAGACGAGCAGGGTAGGCTCAAAGACGAACCAGAACAAAGTTAAAGAGATGGTGGATGAACTGGTCAATAAATACTGCTGA
- a CDS encoding zinc ribbon domain-containing protein, with the protein MSRAFKCPDCEATTWGDLKHCPNCGHSLTVACPVCGRTWRYINEYKYCPNCGTQISFR; encoded by the coding sequence ATAAGCAGAGCATTCAAGTGTCCGGACTGCGAAGCCACAACATGGGGAGACCTCAAGCACTGCCCCAACTGCGGTCATTCCCTCACTGTGGCATGCCCTGTATGTGGCAGAACATGGCGCTACATCAACGAGTATAAATACTGTCCGAATTGCGGGACACAGATAAGTTTCCGATAG
- the gvpA gene encoding gas vesicle structural protein GvpA has translation MAVEKAIASSSLAEVIDRILDKGVVIDAWVRISLVGIELLAVEARVVVASVETYLKYAEAIGLTATAAAA, from the coding sequence ATGGCAGTAGAAAAGGCAATAGCATCTTCCAGTCTGGCTGAAGTCATTGACCGGATACTGGACAAGGGAGTGGTTATCGATGCGTGGGTGAGAATCTCGCTGGTAGGCATTGAGCTTCTGGCTGTAGAGGCAAGGGTGGTTGTGGCTTCGGTAGAGACATACCTGAAGTACGCAGAGGCTATCGGACTCACTGCAACGGCAGCAGCCGCTTAA
- a CDS encoding sigma-54-dependent Fis family transcriptional regulator: protein MSKILIVDDDRDTQWSLSNILQAEGYEAVAIDDGRKALKKLRTYSPDIVLLDIRLPRMNGMEVLREIKEIDRHIGVIMLTAYGGVNEAVRAMKLGAFDYINKPFNNEELVLTIRKALLVATARDLRGRFDGKIDPQPFNGENHAIKEIMKQVEIVAPTNMTVFLHGESGTGKGLVTRLIHQKSLRCDKPLVTVDCGTLPENLVESELFGYEKGAFTGANEKKEGRFESANGGSLFLDEISNLPLPLQAKLLGVLQQRKVQHLGSTKEIKIDVRVFAATNKDLSEEVKKGSFREDLYHRLNEFNITLPPLRERKDDIPLLVKHLIEEANTELNKNVEGISETALQCLLSYHWPGNVRELRNTIRRAVLMADSNLIKEATLTPHFSWTERFHSGEKLYEGLSLKDMVRKVSEEVEKSALKRALAQTGYNKTRAAKLLRIDRMTLYSKMKTYRL, encoded by the coding sequence ATGAGCAAAATCCTGATAGTGGACGACGACAGGGACACACAGTGGAGTCTTTCAAACATTCTTCAGGCGGAAGGTTACGAGGCTGTGGCCATAGATGACGGCAGGAAGGCACTTAAAAAACTCAGGACTTATTCGCCCGACATAGTTCTGCTGGACATTAGACTGCCGAGGATGAACGGAATGGAAGTCCTGAGAGAAATAAAGGAAATAGACAGGCACATTGGTGTTATCATGCTCACGGCATACGGAGGGGTTAATGAAGCGGTGCGAGCCATGAAATTAGGGGCATTTGACTATATCAACAAGCCTTTTAATAACGAGGAACTGGTACTCACTATAAGAAAAGCGCTCCTTGTTGCCACGGCAAGGGATTTAAGAGGGAGGTTTGACGGAAAAATAGACCCCCAGCCCTTCAATGGTGAAAACCACGCGATAAAAGAAATCATGAAACAGGTCGAAATAGTGGCACCTACGAACATGACTGTGTTCCTCCATGGCGAAAGCGGCACCGGTAAAGGGCTGGTTACCCGGCTGATACACCAAAAAAGCCTGAGATGCGACAAGCCGTTAGTTACCGTGGACTGCGGAACACTGCCTGAGAACCTTGTTGAAAGCGAGCTCTTTGGCTATGAAAAAGGCGCCTTTACAGGTGCCAACGAAAAAAAGGAGGGAAGGTTTGAATCAGCCAACGGCGGAAGCCTCTTTCTGGACGAGATAAGCAACCTCCCACTGCCTCTTCAGGCAAAACTCCTCGGTGTGCTTCAACAGCGAAAAGTACAGCACCTAGGCAGTACAAAAGAGATAAAAATAGATGTGCGGGTGTTTGCCGCTACAAACAAAGACCTCTCCGAAGAAGTTAAAAAGGGCAGTTTCAGGGAAGACCTCTATCATCGGCTTAACGAGTTTAACATTACCTTACCACCGCTCAGGGAGCGGAAAGATGACATACCCCTGCTGGTCAAACATTTAATTGAGGAGGCAAACACTGAACTGAACAAAAATGTTGAAGGCATATCCGAGACGGCATTGCAGTGCCTCCTGAGCTACCATTGGCCTGGCAATGTGAGAGAACTGAGAAATACAATCAGGAGGGCAGTGCTCATGGCGGATTCAAACCTTATCAAGGAGGCAACACTTACCCCTCATTTCTCTTGGACCGAAAGGTTTCACTCAGGTGAAAAGCTTTATGAGGGTCTATCCCTTAAGGATATGGTCAGAAAGGTCTCTGAAGAAGTGGAAAAATCAGCACTCAAAAGGGCACTGGCACAGACAGGCTATAACAAGACCCGTGCCGCCAAGCTCCTCAGGATAGACCGCATGACACTATATTCAAAGATGAAGACTTACAGGCTATAG
- the dinB gene encoding DNA polymerase IV, producing the protein MDSFFSAVEERRRPELKGKPVVVGGSGDPFARGVVSTANYEARKYGIHSGMPLRTAYRLCPHAVFLSVDIEVYAEASSIVKRILREFGPTVEDVGIDEAFLDISESKEPSEEIARRIKEKILKETSLTCSIGIGINKLIAKIASDIQKPDGLTIVEPSKINEFLNPLPVRKLYGVGPKTEAYLNGLGIDTIGHLSAMSLEELTKHFGNSYGTYLHEASRGIDESPLITEWEPRSMSRELTFQKDSDKWQTIAKTLAELTHDVTEDLKSAGYQAKTVTVKIRYSDFKTQTRAKSLDTATDSLESLRKTAFEALGRFELKGKKIRLVGVRLSGLQ; encoded by the coding sequence ATGGATTCTTTTTTTTCGGCAGTTGAAGAAAGAAGACGACCTGAGCTCAAAGGCAAGCCTGTTGTCGTAGGTGGAAGTGGTGACCCATTTGCAAGGGGTGTAGTGTCCACAGCAAATTACGAGGCAAGGAAATACGGAATACATAGCGGGATGCCACTTAGAACTGCTTACAGGCTCTGCCCTCACGCAGTCTTTCTATCCGTGGATATAGAAGTGTATGCAGAGGCATCATCCATAGTTAAAAGAATCTTAAGGGAGTTCGGTCCTACGGTGGAGGATGTCGGGATTGACGAGGCATTCCTTGACATATCCGAAAGCAAAGAGCCATCCGAAGAAATCGCCAGAAGGATAAAAGAAAAAATCCTGAAAGAGACCTCCTTGACCTGTTCTATCGGCATAGGAATAAATAAGCTCATTGCAAAGATAGCTTCCGATATCCAAAAACCAGATGGACTTACCATAGTAGAGCCATCAAAAATAAATGAGTTTCTGAATCCCCTACCTGTTAGAAAGCTCTATGGCGTAGGGCCAAAGACAGAGGCATATCTTAATGGGCTTGGTATAGACACCATTGGACATCTCAGTGCCATGTCACTTGAAGAGCTCACAAAACACTTTGGCAACTCATACGGCACATACCTCCATGAGGCATCGAGAGGCATAGACGAAAGTCCTCTCATTACCGAATGGGAGCCAAGGTCGATGAGCAGGGAGCTGACATTTCAGAAAGACTCAGATAAATGGCAGACAATAGCAAAAACACTTGCAGAGCTAACACATGATGTTACAGAAGACCTAAAGTCAGCAGGATACCAGGCAAAGACAGTCACAGTCAAAATCAGATACAGCGATTTTAAGACCCAGACAAGGGCAAAGAGCCTCGATACAGCTACCGACTCCCTTGAGTCCCTAAGGAAGACCGCATTTGAGGCACTTGGAAGATTCGAGCTAAAGGGTAAAAAAATAAGACTTGTAGGCGTTAGGCTCAGTGGGCTTCAATAA
- a CDS encoding glycosyltransferase, with protein MKVSGFTFVRNAIKLGYPAIESIKSILPIVDEFIVNVGPSEDNTLRLIESIGDPKIRIITSSWNENMSTKGFVYGQQKTIAHYNCTGDWAFYIEADEVVHEDDISRIYDSMKRHLDNPKVEALIFDYIHFYADPWTYIDSPHWYRRAPRIIRNTLRAYSPDGLFFVVLQSNKKGCYPYSALTGANMYHYGWVRREDEMNEKSRLVNKYWGKEPYNISYRDIDPTILRRFRGTHPAIMKEWLLRAQKDFEPNRDYKPSSRDMKQRLKKKIEDIFGIDLSKKHFRLIRGK; from the coding sequence TTGAAGGTAAGTGGATTTACATTCGTAAGAAATGCCATAAAGTTGGGCTACCCTGCTATAGAGTCAATCAAATCCATACTTCCCATAGTAGATGAGTTTATTGTCAATGTAGGCCCTTCTGAGGATAATACCCTCCGTTTGATAGAATCCATAGGCGACCCAAAAATCAGGATAATCACATCCTCATGGAATGAAAACATGAGCACAAAGGGATTTGTCTATGGACAGCAAAAGACAATTGCTCACTATAACTGCACAGGGGACTGGGCATTCTACATAGAGGCAGACGAGGTTGTGCACGAGGATGACATCTCAAGGATTTATGACTCTATGAAAAGGCATCTCGATAACCCAAAGGTCGAGGCACTCATTTTTGACTATATCCACTTTTATGCAGACCCATGGACATATATCGATAGCCCTCACTGGTACAGAAGGGCACCGAGAATTATAAGAAATACCCTGAGAGCATATTCGCCTGATGGGCTTTTCTTTGTTGTGCTTCAGAGTAATAAAAAGGGTTGCTATCCATATTCAGCCCTCACAGGTGCAAATATGTATCACTATGGATGGGTAAGAAGAGAAGATGAGATGAATGAAAAAAGCAGGCTCGTCAATAAATACTGGGGAAAGGAGCCGTATAATATCTCATACAGAGACATCGACCCGACTATCTTGAGAAGATTTAGAGGCACTCATCCTGCAATTATGAAAGAGTGGCTTTTGAGGGCACAGAAAGACTTTGAGCCAAATAGGGATTATAAACCTTCATCGAGGGACATGAAACAAAGACTTAAAAAGAAGATAGAGGATATTTTCGGCATAGACCTCAGCAAGAAACATTTCAGGCTTATAAGGGGTAAGTGA
- a CDS encoding class I SAM-dependent methyltransferase, translating into MKLPEGFNNALNDALNIARGIEGYLSDREMRFLFLLGACPTTEGSVLEIGSFKGKSTVILAKALKGEKIVAVDPLTSPSITDPDLKGKASAWDEFEKNIKNTGVENVVEFHQMFSHELAKDWQRNIRLLWIDGDHTYKGTKTDFDLFSGFLKDRAIIAFHDVLGFIGPLRVFLEDILLSDRFGSSGLVGTIGWAQYLKDKEQALRYKEEKLKLYLKLSRLMPIVSSDRALNGLRRLKYKFLRSRIPHSGLSPEKWLSKVFGEVD; encoded by the coding sequence ATGAAACTGCCTGAAGGTTTTAATAATGCCCTCAATGATGCACTGAATATCGCAAGGGGCATCGAGGGCTATCTTTCGGATAGGGAGATGAGATTTCTATTTCTTCTTGGTGCATGCCCGACAACCGAAGGCTCTGTCTTAGAGATAGGCAGTTTTAAAGGTAAATCTACTGTTATATTAGCAAAGGCATTAAAAGGGGAAAAGATTGTAGCAGTTGACCCTCTGACCTCTCCATCTATAACAGACCCTGATTTAAAAGGTAAGGCATCAGCATGGGATGAGTTTGAGAAAAATATTAAAAATACAGGTGTTGAAAATGTTGTTGAGTTTCATCAGATGTTCTCACATGAGCTTGCAAAGGACTGGCAGAGAAACATCAGGCTTTTATGGATAGACGGAGACCACACATATAAAGGCACAAAGACCGATTTTGACCTTTTCTCGGGATTTCTTAAAGACAGGGCAATAATTGCTTTTCATGATGTGCTTGGCTTTATTGGCCCATTGAGGGTGTTTTTGGAAGATATTCTTCTTTCAGATAGATTTGGTTCTTCAGGCCTTGTTGGAACAATTGGCTGGGCACAATATCTCAAAGACAAAGAGCAGGCTTTAAGATATAAAGAGGAAAAATTGAAGCTGTATCTTAAATTAAGCAGGCTCATGCCGATTGTAAGTTCAGACAGGGCTTTAAATGGGTTAAGAAGGCTGAAATATAAGTTTTTAAGAAGCCGTATTCCGCACTCAGGGCTGTCCCCTGAAAAATGGCTGAGTAAGGTATTTGGGGAGGTCGATTGA
- a CDS encoding glycosyltransferase family 2 protein: protein MKESKSPLSVAIITKNEEEMLPDCLNSVSFADDVVVVDSGSTDNTVEIAQDFGARTFIEEWKGYGPQKNSAVSKCKHDWVLIIDADERIPSETKEVILKILTNPFSDAYSFPRKNFFHGKWIKHCDWWPDETVRLVRKNLGRFKNITHEKWVTEGKVAKLNTPIEHYSFRRYSDMLRVLENRTTAMAEELFKEGKRVNPLTPFIDGIFMFLKIYILKLGFLDGFDGFVIALSRAVGVFFKYAKLLELQRKK, encoded by the coding sequence ATGAAAGAGTCTAAGTCTCCACTTTCAGTAGCCATCATCACAAAGAACGAAGAGGAGATGCTTCCAGACTGTCTTAATAGTGTATCCTTTGCAGATGATGTGGTTGTTGTTGACTCAGGCTCTACTGACAATACGGTTGAGATAGCTCAAGACTTTGGAGCAAGAACATTCATAGAGGAATGGAAGGGCTATGGACCGCAGAAAAACAGTGCTGTAAGCAAATGCAAACATGACTGGGTGCTGATAATCGATGCAGACGAAAGGATACCGTCTGAGACAAAAGAAGTAATATTAAAAATCCTGACCAATCCCTTTTCGGATGCATATAGTTTTCCGAGAAAAAACTTTTTCCATGGAAAATGGATAAAACACTGCGACTGGTGGCCTGATGAGACCGTAAGACTTGTAAGAAAAAATCTCGGCAGATTTAAAAATATAACTCATGAAAAATGGGTTACTGAAGGAAAGGTTGCTAAACTTAATACACCGATAGAGCATTATAGCTTCAGAAGATATTCTGACATGCTCAGGGTCTTAGAGAACAGAACAACTGCCATGGCAGAAGAGCTTTTTAAAGAAGGCAAAAGAGTAAACCCTCTTACTCCATTTATCGATGGAATTTTTATGTTTCTCAAGATATATATATTGAAGCTCGGATTTCTCGATGGTTTTGATGGATTTGTGATTGCCCTTTCGAGGGCAGTTGGAGTATTTTTTAAGTATGCAAAACTCCTTGAGTTACAAAGAAAGAAATGA
- a CDS encoding O-antigen ligase family protein, with product MELLKSTERLMFLSLCGLFFLIPVATSPSVIVGLTTLAIWVFSGKFIKNRSWLKQRWSLPVIAMMLLPWVGLLWTEDVTTGLSFARKSHYWLFAFAIASLSFSSLRVDALMKAYIGGVSFTALLFLMQLAGAIPMRPPYSVGLLNKWAHISFSLLLTFSVLLLSFYFKEAKQKRDKVICLCLMLLNFLALSMLFSDSGHLAFILLSPLVAYNILSKRHLLNVLIVSALMTGALFLSPVTQNRLIEAVTGTITYTESTDLTPIGGRYYMWTGALKIYLKNPVFGIGTGGYQSEIRKLRINGQLAEKIITEDPIQPHNSFLYMAVSFGIPGIITLVWLFALLIKSGWQNRSSLTGFSILAFTLTLLIGSLTDTQILQVHTGMLFALFTGLSGTSDERV from the coding sequence ATGGAATTATTAAAAAGCACTGAAAGACTTATGTTTTTAAGCCTTTGCGGGCTTTTCTTTCTTATCCCTGTTGCTACATCACCATCTGTAATTGTAGGGCTTACCACATTAGCTATCTGGGTCTTTTCAGGTAAGTTTATCAAAAACCGTTCATGGCTTAAACAGAGGTGGTCACTTCCTGTGATTGCCATGATGTTACTACCGTGGGTAGGACTTTTATGGACGGAAGATGTCACAACTGGGCTAAGCTTTGCAAGAAAAAGTCATTACTGGCTTTTTGCCTTTGCCATTGCATCTTTATCTTTTTCTTCTTTGAGGGTAGATGCTCTCATGAAGGCATACATAGGAGGTGTTTCATTTACAGCCCTGCTTTTTTTAATGCAACTTGCAGGGGCAATACCAATGAGACCTCCTTATTCAGTAGGACTTCTTAATAAATGGGCACATATAAGTTTTTCACTTCTTCTTACATTCAGCGTCCTGCTTCTTTCTTTTTATTTTAAAGAGGCTAAACAAAAAAGAGATAAGGTGATCTGCCTCTGTCTTATGCTCTTGAATTTCCTTGCACTTTCCATGTTGTTTTCAGATAGCGGTCATCTTGCATTCATCCTCCTCAGCCCCCTCGTAGCGTATAATATCTTGAGCAAAAGACATCTATTGAATGTCCTGATTGTCAGTGCACTTATGACAGGGGCACTGTTTCTTTCTCCTGTAACTCAGAACCGCCTGATAGAAGCAGTTACCGGAACAATAACCTATACTGAGAGCACTGACCTTACACCTATTGGAGGAAGGTATTATATGTGGACAGGTGCATTGAAGATTTATCTTAAAAACCCTGTCTTTGGCATTGGAACAGGGGGGTATCAGTCAGAAATAAGGAAGCTGAGGATAAACGGACAGCTGGCTGAAAAAATTATTACTGAAGACCCCATCCAGCCCCATAACAGTTTTCTTTATATGGCTGTAAGTTTTGGCATCCCTGGTATAATAACCCTCGTATGGCTATTTGCATTGCTGATTAAAAGCGGATGGCAAAACCGCAGTTCCCTTACAGGATTTTCCATACTTGCCTTCACCCTTACATTGCTCATAGGCAGTCTGACTGATACACAAATCCTTCAGGTTCATACAGGAATGCTGTTTGCCCTTTTTACAGGACTTTCAGGGACATCTGATGAAAGAGTCTAA
- a CDS encoding glycosyltransferase family 2 protein translates to MKVSVIVTTYNRPSYLKKVLEGLAFQKTLPDEVIVADDGSGAETEDVVRGFAEKASFPVIHVWHEDKGRRAAKTRNEAIKKSVCGYIVILDDDCIPDRRFVYDHIRLAEKGCFVQGKRVIVGRKASGAFSARDANSLPALLKLAAGFSISNSHHILRMPFFPARRNRKLKGIMSCNMGFFRDDIFAVNGFNEAFVGWGREDSELGVRLFNYGIKRKEHLFRAICYHLWHPSYPRESLQRNDMILEETIKSGVYFSPYGIIKKH, encoded by the coding sequence TTGAAGGTATCGGTAATAGTCACCACTTATAACCGCCCCTCTTACCTTAAAAAGGTTCTCGAGGGGCTTGCCTTTCAGAAAACACTGCCTGATGAGGTCATAGTTGCAGACGATGGCTCAGGAGCAGAGACAGAAGATGTTGTGAGGGGCTTTGCTGAAAAGGCATCTTTCCCTGTAATTCATGTGTGGCATGAGGACAAGGGGCGCAGGGCTGCAAAGACTAGAAACGAGGCAATAAAAAAATCGGTCTGCGGATATATAGTGATACTCGATGATGATTGTATCCCTGACAGACGCTTTGTTTATGACCACATCAGACTTGCCGAAAAGGGGTGCTTTGTGCAGGGCAAGAGGGTCATCGTGGGCAGGAAGGCATCCGGGGCGTTTTCCGCGCGCGATGCCAATTCCCTCCCTGCGCTTCTTAAACTTGCGGCCGGTTTTTCCATATCCAACAGCCATCATATCCTCCGCATGCCGTTTTTCCCGGCAAGAAGAAACAGAAAGCTCAAGGGCATTATGAGTTGTAACATGGGCTTTTTCAGGGACGATATCTTTGCCGTAAACGGCTTTAACGAGGCGTTCGTCGGCTGGGGAAGGGAGGACTCGGAACTCGGCGTGAGGCTTTTTAATTACGGCATAAAACGCAAGGAGCATCTTTTCAGGGCAATATGCTATCACCTCTGGCATCCATCGTATCCAAGGGAATCGCTTCAAAGAAACGACATGATACTTGAAGAAACAATAAAAAGTGGAGTATACTTTAGTCCCTATGGAATTATTAAAAAGCACTGA